In Dehalococcoidia bacterium, the DNA window AAGTATAATCGAAATGCATCCTCGCGCTGAGCGTGATGCCTGGGAGTAATCTCGATGGAGCTGTATCAACTCGAGACCTTTCTGGCCGTAGCACGCGAGCAGAGCTTCACGCGCGCCGGCGAGATCCTCGGCCTTACGCAGCCTGCCGTCACACGCCAGATTGCCGCCCTCGAGCGCGACCTCGGCGTCGAACTCATCGAGCGGCGCGGACGGAGCTTCGGGCTGACGGCCGCAGGCCGGGTCGTCGAAGAGCAGGCGGCCCAGGTGCTTGCGGCGGCGCACCAGTTGCGCTCGCGGGTACAGTCGATGTCGAGCCCGAAGCACGGCGAGGTCTCGGTCGCCTGCGTGACGACGGTGGGGCTGCACACGCTGCCGTCGCTTGTCGCCGAGTTCGCGTCGCGTTACCCGGACGTGCGGGTCCGAGTCTGGTCCGGGCGCATGGATGGCGTCATCGACCGCCTCCTCGATGGCCGCGCCGACGTCGGGTTGGTGAGCGCGCCGGTGTCACACCCCCACGTCCTCACGCTACCCCTCTTCGACGACCCCGTGATCGCGGTCGCGACGCCCGAGTTCGCCGAGAAGCTGCCGCGGCCGCTGCCGGTCGAGACGTTGGGCGAGCTCGACCTCATCCTCTTCGAATCGCCTTCGCGCTTCCGTTCGCTGGTGGACGCGGCCTTGCAGAACGCGGGCGTACTGCCCCGGATTGCCATGGAGCTGGACTCGCACGAGGCGGTGCGCCAGGCGGTGCTGCTCGGACGCGGGCTGGCCCTCGTACCCCAGCAGGCGGTGCCGGACGACCTTGCGTCCGGGCGCCTGGTACGCATCGAGGTGCGGGGCCTCGACCCCATAGTCCGGCGGACGTGCCTGATCCTGAGGCGCGGCGACAATCTGGAGCTGCCGCCGATCCGCAACTTCGTCTGGCTGACGCTCGCGCGCTATGCCTCCGGCGTCTGGCGGCGCGAGGTCATCCCGGCGTAGGCAAGGCGGCCCGCCGAGGGCGCATCAGCAAGGCCCGCGCGACATCGGCAGACGCTCCAGTGGGCGCTAGTGCCGACCTGGCGCGGGGCCTCGCTCCAGCGGACGGGCCGGCACTTCTTTCTGCTCCGGCGCGGCCCGGGCGGGCCTCAGGCTGCGGTCCAGACGCCAGTGCGCCAGTCGAGCCCCTCGGTGCCGGCGCGGCGATTGAATTCGTCGCCGAGCTTCTCGCTGCTGGCGTGAAAGGCGTCGTGGGAGTCCCACTCCTGCACCAGCAGCAGCGTCGCGGCATCGCTTTCCATCCGGTAGACCCTGTTGGCGCGCAGGCCCGGCGCCGGCTGGCTCTCCATCCACTGCAGCGCCGACTGGAACTTCACCCAGTCGACCGGCCCGACCTCCATCGTCACGAGAACTGGCATGACAGGCCTCCCTTCAGCCGAACTCGCGCAGTCTAGCCTGCCCTCGCTCCGCCGTCGACCACGATAGTCTGGCCCGTGACGAGATCCGCGCCGGCGATCAGTGACAGGATGACCTGCGCGATGTCCTCCGGCGTCGTCACGGCTTTGAGCACGGCGTTCTGGGCCGCACGCTCCTTGGCGACGTCGTAGTTCGCGCCGATGCCCGCCCTCAGCCAGCGTCCATCGATGAACCCGGGCGCGACGCAGTTCACGCGGATCTCCGGCCCGAGCACGCGCGCCGTGGTCAGCGTCAGGTTCACGATGCCCGCCTTCGAGGCGGCATAGGCGATGCTGCTGCCGCCGCCGCGTACCCCCGCCACGGACGACACGTTCACGATCGCGCCCTGGCCGCGCGCCTTCATGTGCGGCGCGACGGCGCGCGTGCAGAAGAAGGTGCCCTTCAGGTTCACCGCCAGCGTCCGGTCCCAGATCTCCTCGGTGAGCCCCTCGAGGTCGGCATGATTCACGAAGGTCGTGGTGCCGGCGTTGTTCACGAGGATGTCCACGCCGCCGAGTTCGTCGACCGTCTGCTGCACCATGCGCCGCACGGCGGCGTCGTCCGAGACGTCGCAGCGGACCAGCAGCGCGGGCACGCCCCGCGCCTTC includes these proteins:
- a CDS encoding SDR family oxidoreductase, giving the protein MDVNGKVAIVTGSATGVGRATALQLAERGCGVVVNYTRSEQEARETFADVKARGVPALLVRCDVSDDAAVRRMVQQTVDELGGVDILVNNAGTTTFVNHADLEGLTEEIWDRTLAVNLKGTFFCTRAVAPHMKARGQGAIVNVSSVAGVRGGGSSIAYAASKAGIVNLTLTTARVLGPEIRVNCVAPGFIDGRWLRAGIGANYDVAKERAAQNAVLKAVTTPEDIAQVILSLIAGADLVTGQTIVVDGGARAG
- a CDS encoding LysR family transcriptional regulator, with the protein product MELYQLETFLAVAREQSFTRAGEILGLTQPAVTRQIAALERDLGVELIERRGRSFGLTAAGRVVEEQAAQVLAAAHQLRSRVQSMSSPKHGEVSVACVTTVGLHTLPSLVAEFASRYPDVRVRVWSGRMDGVIDRLLDGRADVGLVSAPVSHPHVLTLPLFDDPVIAVATPEFAEKLPRPLPVETLGELDLILFESPSRFRSLVDAALQNAGVLPRIAMELDSHEAVRQAVLLGRGLALVPQQAVPDDLASGRLVRIEVRGLDPIVRRTCLILRRGDNLELPPIRNFVWLTLARYASGVWRREVIPA